One part of the Cyanobacteriota bacterium genome encodes these proteins:
- a CDS encoding TIGR01777 family oxidoreductase produces MKALLSGSSGLVGSNLASYLEYQGYEVYKLVRSIKQVGERCIYWDPQAGVLEANELEGFDAVIHLAGENIADKRWTEKQKNKISQSRILSTQLLSDRLASLKHKPQVFISASAIGYYADRPFETLYEHSYPVEGIFISDTCRKWEAAARQAREAGIRVVHPRFGIILSKESGALSKLLLPFSLGLGGIIGHGKQFMSWIGIEDVIYALFFLINNPDISGPVNFTSPNPVTNTVFTRTLARVLGRPALAPLPSFLAKIVFGEMADALLLASAKVKPKLLEDAGFKFSQARLEDCFVAICQG; encoded by the coding sequence ATGAAAGCCCTTCTCTCAGGTTCAAGCGGTTTAGTTGGCAGTAATCTTGCCAGCTACCTTGAATATCAGGGTTATGAGGTTTATAAATTAGTTCGATCTATTAAACAAGTTGGTGAGCGTTGTATTTATTGGGACCCGCAGGCTGGTGTTTTGGAAGCTAATGAGCTTGAGGGTTTTGATGCGGTGATTCACTTGGCAGGTGAAAATATCGCTGATAAAAGATGGACAGAGAAACAAAAAAACAAAATTAGTCAAAGTAGAATCCTCTCGACTCAGTTATTAAGTGATCGGTTAGCGAGCCTCAAACACAAACCACAAGTTTTTATTTCAGCGTCGGCAATTGGTTACTATGCTGATCGTCCCTTTGAGACTTTGTATGAACATAGCTACCCGGTTGAGGGGATTTTTATTTCTGATACTTGCCGCAAGTGGGAAGCCGCTGCCAGGCAGGCTCGCGAGGCGGGTATCAGAGTAGTACATCCGCGCTTTGGAATTATTCTCAGTAAAGAATCTGGTGCGCTTTCTAAATTACTCTTGCCTTTTAGTTTGGGACTTGGCGGTATTATTGGTCACGGCAAGCAGTTTATGAGCTGGATTGGTATAGAGGATGTGATTTATGCTTTGTTTTTTCTAATTAATAACCCAGACATTAGTGGTCCAGTTAATTTCACTAGCCCTAATCCTGTGACTAATACAGTTTTTACTAGGACATTGGCGCGAGTCTTGGGCCGTCCTGCACTGGCACCTTTGCCAAGTTTCTTGGCGAAGATAGTGTTCGGTGAGATGGCAGATGCACTCTTACTAGCAAGTGCCAAAGTTAAACCTAAGCTACTTGAGGATGCTGGCTTCAAGTTTAGTCAGGCGAGGCTTGAGGATTGTTTTGTGGCGATTTGTCAAGGATGA